Proteins from a genomic interval of Beijerinckia indica subsp. indica ATCC 9039:
- a CDS encoding EAL domain-containing protein: MIDDRTLAEDLRKTLQTGGFVLHYQPIFAVETGEIVSVEALFRWTHRDYGEIAPDRAIALTEACDLIIPLGEWVLRRACDEARQWPFLDLCVNVSPLQLRHKGFLASLDRIVAETGFDPSRLVLEVTENHPLHYDAATLRLLAQLRQRGIRLALDDFGSGHASFDTLRDFPFDKLKIDRSFIASSLTSLEDRLMLQAIVRAGVTCGLIVTAEGVETKEQNALLQRLGCDELQGFLFSPAVPPVDLMALLNRQKSASQKRNLSGIDPMHWRNFNSAETRRPQPGFPPA; the protein is encoded by the coding sequence ATGATCGATGACAGAACTTTGGCCGAGGATCTGCGGAAGACCCTTCAGACCGGGGGTTTTGTCTTGCATTATCAGCCAATTTTTGCCGTCGAGACCGGAGAAATCGTCAGCGTCGAAGCCCTCTTTCGCTGGACCCATCGCGACTATGGCGAGATCGCACCCGATCGCGCGATTGCCTTGACCGAAGCCTGTGACTTGATCATTCCCCTGGGGGAATGGGTGCTGCGGCGCGCCTGTGATGAGGCGCGTCAATGGCCGTTCCTCGATCTCTGCGTCAATGTTTCGCCCCTCCAATTGCGGCACAAAGGCTTTCTTGCCTCCCTCGACCGCATTGTCGCTGAAACCGGTTTCGATCCCTCGCGTCTGGTTCTCGAGGTCACGGAAAATCATCCCCTGCATTATGATGCAGCGACGCTCCGGCTGCTGGCGCAATTGCGCCAGCGCGGGATCAGACTGGCGCTCGACGATTTCGGTTCCGGTCACGCCAGCTTTGATACGTTGCGGGATTTTCCTTTCGACAAGCTCAAGATTGACCGCTCCTTCATCGCCTCCTCACTGACCAGCCTCGAGGACCGTTTGATGCTCCAGGCCATCGTGCGGGCCGGCGTGACCTGCGGCCTCATTGTGACGGCCGAAGGGGTTGAGACCAAGGAGCAGAATGCCCTGCTCCAGCGCCTCGGATGCGATGAATTACAAGGGTTTCTCTTCTCCCCGGCTGTTCCGCCCGTTGACCTCATGGCGCTCCTCAACCGTCAAAAGAGCGCGAGCCAGAAACGGAACCTTTCGGGGATCGATCCGATGCATTGGCGCAATTTCAATTCAGCAGAAACTCGCCGCCCACAGCCCGGATTTCCGCCGGCTTAA
- a CDS encoding usg protein: protein MADRLKNEDVVTFEERLRQLGGYGLATAEILYRLPDYPMLLQTYIWQDYDIAPEFPTLLKFLNFWQNRLDGALYSVTVGHSKLLKPAEIRAVGGEFLLN from the coding sequence ATGGCGGATCGGCTCAAGAATGAAGACGTCGTGACATTCGAGGAAAGGCTGAGGCAGCTCGGCGGCTATGGCTTGGCCACAGCGGAAATTCTCTACCGTCTGCCGGATTACCCCATGCTGCTCCAAACTTATATCTGGCAAGATTATGATATTGCCCCAGAATTTCCCACTCTGCTGAAATTCCTGAATTTCTGGCAAAATAGACTGGATGGCGCCCTCTATAGCGTGACGGTGGGGCATTCAAAATTGCTTAAGCCGGCGGAAATCCGGGCTGTGGGCGGCGAGTTTCTGCTGAATTGA